The DNA sequence CACCAAGAAATGCTTCTTCCCTGGGAATGTTGTCGCAGATCTCTGAATTAGGGAGTGAAGACATTGAGGCAACTAGTCCTGATGATGATACTAAACATGGAGGTAATGATACTCAACATTATGGCCCCGGATTCCCCTTTGGTTCTTGGAATGATACTCCACAACTCTCAGAAAATATCAGTGGCTTGAAAAGAGGGAGAAGTGGCAATGAAAAGATGTTTTCTGATGTTCAGGTATGTATACAATGCTTAAGTGCTCACTTTTCCTATTTTTCTGTTccactttcatttcattttcttaatacaaataaattgttttacacAGAATGGAGAGCTAGCAAACCAAGTTAATATGTTATCACATCACTTGAGTTTACCAAAAACTTCAGCAGAGATGATTACTATGGAGAAGTTGCTTCAGTTCCCTGATTCTGTTCCTTGTAAAATCAGAGCAAAGCGAGGCTGTGCTACTCATCCTCGAAGCATTGCTGAAAGGGTAGGATTTTGCCTTtagaatttaattgaattagaatGTTCTGACAatgttaaaagttttttatactGTTGtctaatcataaatttttatgtatgttaaaattattgatttttgtattagtgactttaaaagttaaaagtcaTACTGAAGatgatttctaattgatttaCAATGTAAAAATCTTATACTAACAGTATCAAAATGAAACTCATTTGGAGGAAGTAGTTTTATTGTCTTTTATAAATGGATTATAGTAATTATGAGACCCTTCCTAtaccaaaacaataaataagaaGATATTATTTAGACTATGTTGAATTCATGAAGTAATTTGTAAGAGATGATTCTGAGATGTAAGTCTTTTTTCAGGTGAGAAGAACTCGGATCAGTGAAAGAATGAGGAAATTACAAGAGCTTGTCCCACACATGGATAAGGTAAGAGACACATAAGCACATTTGATTTCTGGAATATGTAAATTATGTTACATATGGTGTAGTTGTGGTTGGAAagttaacattcttgatgctcTTAATTGGCAGCAAACCAACACAGCAGACATGTTGGACTTGGCTGTTGAATACATTAAAGATCTTCAGAAACAATTCAAGGTAGCATAAAAGAAGAGAATACATTACGAATTTTCAAAAAGCAATACATCATGTCACTATTATTGACTCATTTATTTCTTGCACTCATTCCTCATTCACATGCAGACTCTAAGTGAAAAAAGGGCAAACTGCAAGTGTATAAGCATGCCAAAGGCAGATACAAATCAAATTGCTTGATCACCTTTCTTTATGAGCAATGCATAGCAAAGATGGCTTGGATCGGATGCTTTTAACTTTAATGCTGAGCAAGTAGAAAGAAAGATGCTAATATAGGATGCTACTACCAGAAATAGGAGGGTGAAAAATAGAGTAGAAATAAGGTGAGAAAGATGTGTTATTTGGATTGATACAAATAGGAGATAAACAGTAGAGAAAGTTCTCCTTACATATTTGGATGAGTGctaaagaaagtgaaaagaaataaTCAAATTGTGTAAAGAAActttttataacaataataaaaatttatgcttttttttactataatattttttcataataaaagttttttaattttataatttttatattatctaaaatttaacacaattattaaaatgaaaaaaattccaTAACTTTTGGAAAATTTCATGTCAAccatgtccttttctttttctttctttatatttccttttaaacttattttctcctttttagtT is a window from the Glycine max cultivar Williams 82 chromosome 2, Glycine_max_v4.0, whole genome shotgun sequence genome containing:
- the LOC100819605 gene encoding transcription factor bHLH130 → MDSHIHHHQSYQQQNQPSSGLLRFRSAPSSLLSNLTPSFVSEDFGSSSFRELEGNNNKGCSKDLSSMNSHKGVYGGGLPPHYPRHGSSSSTSSSAMEGSYGMVSSMGLDHEAPHKGFGSSLLRQSSSPAGLFSNNNISFQNGFATMKGVGNYGAVNGSNGELSPCINRLKNQVSFSPRNASSLGMLSQISELGSEDIEATSPDDDTKHGGNDTQHYGPGFPFGSWNDTPQLSENISGLKRGRSGNEKMFSDVQNGELANQVNMLSHHLSLPKTSAEMITMEKLLQFPDSVPCKIRAKRGCATHPRSIAERVRRTRISERMRKLQELVPHMDKQTNTADMLDLAVEYIKDLQKQFKTLSEKRANCKCISMPKADTNQIA